One genomic segment of Nitrosopumilus sp. includes these proteins:
- a CDS encoding 2-oxoacid:ferredoxin oxidoreductase subunit alpha, which produces MSSTDFTWLIGGPQGSGVESGANVFSKVCAEMGYQIFGKREFYSNIKGEHSYFAVRVSDEKIHSNLNEVTLMASFDAETIFRHFDEVSSNGGIIYDSELDDVDTDRVHTLDLPFKERLHEFLESKNKPFTIAGVLEIAKEKGVKLYPVSFKSILEKLSEETNNPKLRGLVRMYNVIGVSLSLGLIDMPPDSLLKSIDSIFSKKPLIAEINKQAANFSYKYATEKFENFEHSLPGISKQPNTILVQGHFGTSIGKMVCGCRFQSYYPITPASDESVYLESNEILQVQNERPGSTIVIQTEDEISAIGMMIGAALTGVRSSTSTSGPGFALMAEALGWAGINEVPVVITLYQRSGPSTGLPTRHGQDDLLFSIFAGHGDFPKIVYASGDIEESFYDTGRCFNYADVYQMPVIHMMDKFLSSSVVTCQKFDPNKVSINRGKLLDKIEGEYKRFAFTDDGISPRSKLGMDNGVFWNTGDESDEYGHISEDPQIRIRMMDKRMSKLDLALEKIPDDEQAVSFGIHDYTIISWGSTKGPIIDAQKMLKKEGIDIGFLQIKLLHPFPAAYVTSLLKDAKTLIDVEANYSGQLGKVFKQNISREIDYYILKYTGRGMTSTEIYDSLKKIIENKAEKREILSHGA; this is translated from the coding sequence ATGAGTTCTACTGATTTTACATGGTTAATTGGAGGTCCACAAGGAAGTGGTGTAGAATCTGGCGCAAATGTATTCTCAAAAGTTTGTGCAGAAATGGGATATCAAATCTTTGGAAAAAGAGAATTTTACTCAAATATCAAAGGTGAGCATAGTTACTTTGCAGTTAGAGTCTCTGATGAAAAAATCCATTCTAATCTTAATGAAGTTACATTAATGGCCTCCTTTGATGCTGAAACAATATTTCGTCATTTTGATGAGGTCTCATCAAATGGAGGAATTATTTATGATTCTGAACTAGACGATGTTGATACAGATAGAGTACATACATTAGATCTACCATTCAAAGAAAGATTGCATGAATTTCTAGAATCAAAAAACAAACCATTTACTATTGCTGGTGTTCTTGAAATTGCAAAAGAGAAAGGCGTAAAACTTTATCCAGTCTCTTTCAAATCTATTCTTGAAAAACTTTCTGAAGAAACAAACAATCCAAAATTGCGTGGGTTAGTTAGGATGTATAATGTAATTGGTGTATCCTTGTCTTTGGGACTAATTGATATGCCACCTGATTCATTACTCAAATCTATTGATTCTATCTTTTCAAAAAAACCTCTGATTGCAGAGATTAACAAACAGGCAGCAAATTTTTCTTACAAATATGCCACTGAAAAATTTGAAAATTTTGAACATAGTTTACCTGGAATTTCAAAACAACCAAACACAATTTTGGTGCAAGGACATTTTGGAACATCTATTGGAAAAATGGTTTGTGGTTGTAGATTTCAATCGTACTATCCAATTACTCCTGCATCTGATGAAAGTGTCTATTTGGAATCAAATGAAATCCTGCAAGTTCAAAATGAAAGACCAGGTTCTACAATAGTGATTCAAACAGAGGATGAAATTTCTGCAATCGGTATGATGATTGGCGCTGCATTGACTGGCGTTCGTTCATCAACTTCTACTTCTGGTCCTGGGTTTGCATTAATGGCTGAGGCATTAGGTTGGGCAGGAATTAATGAAGTTCCTGTTGTTATTACATTGTATCAAAGGAGTGGTCCTTCTACTGGCCTTCCAACTCGACACGGACAAGACGATTTACTTTTTTCAATATTTGCAGGACATGGAGATTTTCCAAAAATAGTTTATGCTTCAGGTGACATTGAAGAAAGCTTCTATGATACGGGAAGGTGTTTTAATTATGCAGATGTTTATCAAATGCCTGTGATTCACATGATGGACAAATTTCTTTCTAGCTCAGTAGTAACATGCCAAAAATTTGATCCCAACAAAGTATCCATTAATAGGGGAAAATTACTCGATAAAATCGAAGGTGAATACAAGAGATTTGCATTTACTGATGATGGAATTTCTCCACGCTCAAAACTTGGAATGGATAATGGTGTATTTTGGAATACTGGAGATGAATCCGATGAATATGGCCATATTTCTGAAGATCCACAAATCCGAATAAGGATGATGGATAAAAGAATGTCAAAATTAGATCTTGCTTTGGAAAAAATTCCTGATGATGAACAAGCTGTTTCCTTTGGCATTCATGATTATACTATAATTTCATGGGGATCAACTAAGGGTCCTATTATTGATGCTCAAAAAATGCTAAAAAAAGAAGGAATTGACATTGGATTTTTACAAATCAAACTTCTTCATCCATTCCCTGCAGCATATGTGACATCTTTACTAAAAGATGCAAAAACACTCATTGATGTTGAAGCAAATTATTCTGGACAGTTAGGAAAAGTATTCAAGCAAAACATATCAAGAGAAATTGATTACTATATTTTGAAATACACTGGACGTGGCATGACAAGCACTGAAATCTATGATTCTTTGAAAAAAATCATTGAAAACAAAGCTGAAAAGCGGGAGATTCTAAGTCATGGCGCTTAA
- a CDS encoding coenzyme F420-0:L-glutamate ligase, whose product MQLTVLPLLANRKEGIFDIFEELIQILENNNEKLQEGDVIVISTKYISNSQGRIIDLHKIKPSAEGNVLSKKFLLKPEIAEVIIRESDKIFGGIGGFVITSSDNIMAPNAGIDKSNAKKGKVILYPTNPYLIAEQLRRKVFLKMLIHVGIILVDSRLMPARIGTSGVAIACAGIEPVLDMRAKKDLDGNPLKVTFQAVVDNLATIANHKMGEGGESKPIAIIRNSDSRLTNRKINPTEMAIAPDQCVYVRGLSNPP is encoded by the coding sequence GTGCAATTAACTGTTTTACCACTTTTGGCAAACAGAAAGGAGGGAATTTTTGATATTTTTGAAGAATTAATACAGATATTAGAAAACAACAATGAAAAATTACAAGAAGGAGACGTCATAGTTATTTCAACAAAATATATCTCAAACTCCCAAGGAAGAATAATAGATCTTCATAAAATTAAACCATCAGCAGAAGGAAATGTACTTTCTAAAAAATTTCTCCTAAAACCTGAAATTGCAGAAGTAATCATTAGAGAATCTGATAAAATTTTTGGAGGAATAGGAGGTTTTGTTATAACTTCATCAGACAACATCATGGCACCAAATGCTGGAATAGATAAATCAAATGCAAAAAAAGGCAAAGTGATACTATATCCAACAAATCCGTATCTCATAGCAGAGCAGTTACGTAGAAAGGTTTTCTTAAAGATGTTAATTCATGTAGGAATTATTCTGGTAGATAGTAGATTAATGCCTGCTAGAATTGGTACATCTGGAGTTGCAATTGCATGTGCAGGTATTGAACCAGTTTTAGATATGAGGGCAAAAAAGGATCTGGATGGAAATCCACTAAAGGTGACATTTCAAGCAGTTGTGGATAATCTAGCTACAATTGCAAATCACAAAATGGGCGAGGGTGGAGAATCAAAACCTATTGCCATTATTAGAAATTCAGATTCAAGACTTACTAACCGAAAAATAAATCCGACTGAAATGGCAATAGCACCAGATCAATGTGTGTATGTAAGAGGATTATCAAATCCACCATAG
- the leuD gene encoding 3-isopropylmalate dehydratase small subunit (catalyzes the isomerization between 2-isopropylmalate and 3-isopropylmalate in leucine biosynthesis) encodes MKGNVIKYAQDNIDTDVIIPGQYLKVHDYAELATHAMEGLDPDFHSKVKEGDFILSGKNFGCGSSREHAPIALSHSGVKAVLALSFARIFYRNAVDGAFLLPIEIDEDAYHGISEGDEIDIDVSKNEIKNLTKNQTYKMKPFSDIIGKIIAAGGLFKYKPDQD; translated from the coding sequence ATGAAGGGAAATGTAATAAAATATGCACAGGATAACATCGATACAGATGTAATCATTCCCGGCCAGTATCTTAAAGTTCATGATTATGCAGAACTTGCAACTCATGCAATGGAAGGTCTTGATCCTGATTTTCACTCAAAAGTAAAAGAAGGTGATTTTATTTTATCTGGGAAAAATTTTGGATGTGGTTCTTCACGTGAGCATGCTCCTATTGCATTATCTCATTCTGGTGTAAAGGCAGTACTTGCATTATCCTTTGCAAGAATTTTTTATCGCAATGCAGTAGATGGTGCTTTCTTGTTGCCAATTGAAATAGATGAAGATGCATATCATGGAATTTCAGAAGGTGATGAAATTGACATTGATGTTTCAAAAAATGAAATTAAAAATCTCACCAAAAATCAAACATACAAAATGAAACCCTTTTCTGATATTATTGGAAAGATAATTGCAGCTGGAGGTCTATTCAAATACAAACCAGACCAGGATTAA
- a CDS encoding 2-oxoacid:ferredoxin oxidoreductase subunit beta: protein MALKLADYKTDVHNDWCPGCGDFGIVNALQMALAEMGIERDKATIFSGIGCSGKTSHFINTYGVHTLHGRVLTFAQGGKLANPDMTVVAVGGDGDGLGIGAGHFVAAGRRNVDMTYIIFDNGVYGLTKGQASPTLKLGEKTKSLPSPNTNYNVNPIGLAVASGFTFVARGYSYDVRHLKDLIIKAVKHKGLSFLDVLQPCPTYNDLNTRDWYAGVDLAKESIERHSRIYKLEDTHFEPRVHYDEEAEVNEKLSQALIKSLEWGDKIPIGVFYQNELISPYEIRLKDKIPNYLENPPASQIISKDGLPTTDVSEILDSLEV from the coding sequence ATGGCGCTTAAACTTGCAGATTACAAAACAGATGTTCATAATGATTGGTGTCCTGGATGTGGTGATTTTGGAATTGTCAATGCACTACAAATGGCTCTAGCTGAGATGGGAATTGAGAGAGACAAGGCAACAATTTTTTCAGGAATTGGGTGTTCTGGAAAAACATCCCATTTTATTAACACATATGGTGTTCACACTCTTCATGGAAGAGTCCTTACTTTTGCTCAGGGTGGGAAATTAGCAAATCCTGACATGACTGTAGTTGCAGTTGGAGGTGACGGTGATGGCTTGGGAATTGGAGCTGGTCATTTTGTAGCAGCTGGGAGAAGAAATGTGGATATGACTTACATAATTTTTGACAATGGTGTTTATGGGTTAACCAAAGGTCAGGCCTCACCTACTCTCAAATTAGGTGAGAAAACAAAATCTCTTCCATCCCCAAATACAAATTACAATGTTAATCCAATAGGATTAGCAGTTGCAAGTGGCTTTACATTTGTTGCAAGAGGTTATTCATATGATGTAAGACACCTTAAGGATTTGATAATTAAAGCAGTAAAACACAAGGGCCTTTCATTTCTTGATGTATTACAACCATGTCCTACATATAATGATCTTAACACACGAGATTGGTATGCTGGTGTAGATTTAGCAAAAGAATCCATAGAGAGACATTCTAGAATCTACAAGTTAGAAGATACTCATTTTGAACCCAGGGTTCACTATGATGAGGAGGCCGAAGTCAATGAAAAACTCTCTCAGGCCTTGATAAAATCATTGGAGTGGGGAGACAAAATCCCAATTGGTGTATTTTATCAAAATGAACTTATATCTCCTTATGAAATTCGTCTAAAAGATAAGATTCCAAACTATTTGGAAAATCCACCTGCGTCTCAAATCATTTCTAAAGATGGTTTGCCTACAACAGACGTTTCAGAAATTCTTGATTCTTTAGAAGTTTAG
- a CDS encoding D-glycerate dehydrogenase, which translates to MKKKVFLTRRLHKFALEELKKKYQIEVHSGKIPIPKAKLCSKIKDVEGLICFPYDKINREIIDLAKNLKVISTYSVGFDHIDWIYAKKKKIRIGYTPEVLTDATADLAFALLIDLLRRVSEGDRIIRKGKWREIYGAYDYVGVDLQDKTLGILGLGRIGSTLAKRAKAFGINVIYHNRDKISKSKEKSLGVKYVSFEKLISQSDIISIHVPHTPETEQMFNLRIFKKMKKLSFIINTSRGKVINEKDLVTALKKKIIAGAGIDVFESEPIGKNHPLVKLDNVILAPHIGSSTKETRAKMAEITVRNLNLGIKGKKPIYSVGY; encoded by the coding sequence ATGAAAAAGAAAGTCTTTCTAACTAGAAGACTACATAAATTTGCATTAGAGGAATTAAAGAAAAAATATCAAATTGAAGTTCATTCAGGTAAAATACCCATTCCAAAAGCAAAACTTTGTTCTAAAATCAAGGATGTTGAGGGACTGATCTGTTTTCCTTATGACAAAATCAATAGAGAGATCATAGATTTGGCAAAGAATCTAAAAGTGATTAGTACATACAGTGTAGGTTTTGATCATATTGATTGGATTTATGCAAAAAAGAAAAAGATCAGAATAGGATATACTCCAGAGGTGTTAACAGATGCAACTGCTGACTTGGCTTTTGCTCTACTAATTGATCTTCTAAGAAGAGTTTCAGAAGGAGACAGAATAATCAGAAAAGGGAAATGGAGAGAGATTTATGGCGCATACGATTATGTCGGAGTTGATTTACAGGATAAGACTTTGGGAATTTTAGGATTAGGAAGAATTGGCTCAACTCTAGCAAAAAGAGCCAAAGCATTTGGGATCAATGTAATTTATCATAACAGAGATAAAATTTCCAAATCAAAAGAAAAATCTTTGGGAGTAAAATATGTCTCATTTGAAAAGTTGATTTCTCAAAGCGACATTATTTCAATTCATGTTCCACATACTCCTGAAACTGAGCAGATGTTCAATCTGAGAATTTTTAAAAAAATGAAAAAATTATCATTCATAATCAACACATCAAGAGGTAAAGTAATCAATGAGAAAGATTTGGTTACTGCCTTGAAGAAAAAAATTATTGCAGGAGCTGGAATAGATGTGTTTGAATCTGAACCAATTGGAAAGAATCACCCACTAGTGAAATTAGACAATGTTATTCTTGCACCTCATATTGGCAGCTCCACTAAAGAGACAAGAGCAAAAATGGCAGAAATTACTGTAAGAAATCTAAATTTAGGAATAAAGGGGAAAAAACCGATCTATTCGGTAGGATATTGA
- a CDS encoding 3-isopropylmalate dehydratase large subunit, with product MNIVEKILAKNSGKSQVFPDDVIFANVDKVMVHDVSGPGVIKVFDKLKKQGISVDKLWDPTKVWVAEDHFVPSAEKVSAENIVKLSNFTKNYGIEKHFKYGMGQYGICHTLSHEEAMVRPGDVYVGGDSHTNTTGAIGAFACGLGHTDIAYVLLNGKIWFKVPETFYFKLNGKLPEHVMAKDLILKIIGDIGTDGGAYRTMQFGGSGIDEMSVESRLTLCNMTTEAGAKNGIVEPDQKVVDYLTSRGATNLNLIKGDDDAEYAKIFEYEGSEMEPIVAKPFSPENISIVREAPSVELDKAYIGSCTGAKYEDLESVAKILKGRKVKIRTEILPAAISIYQRAMENGLLKIFLDAGVTVGPPTCGACCGAHMGVLAKDEICISTTNRNFPGRMGHVESQTYLASPLVAAASAVTGKITDPRDLK from the coding sequence ATGAATATAGTAGAGAAGATTCTAGCAAAGAATTCTGGAAAATCCCAAGTTTTCCCTGATGATGTAATATTTGCTAATGTGGATAAAGTAATGGTTCATGATGTTTCTGGACCTGGAGTAATCAAGGTCTTTGATAAGTTAAAGAAACAAGGAATTTCAGTTGATAAATTATGGGACCCTACTAAAGTTTGGGTGGCTGAAGATCATTTTGTTCCTTCAGCTGAAAAGGTGTCTGCTGAAAATATCGTAAAATTGTCAAACTTTACAAAAAATTATGGAATTGAGAAACATTTCAAATATGGAATGGGTCAATATGGAATTTGCCATACATTATCTCATGAGGAGGCAATGGTTAGACCTGGTGATGTTTATGTTGGCGGTGATTCTCACACAAATACAACAGGTGCCATAGGAGCCTTTGCATGTGGATTAGGTCATACTGATATTGCTTATGTTTTATTAAATGGAAAAATTTGGTTTAAGGTTCCTGAGACTTTTTACTTTAAACTAAATGGAAAACTTCCAGAACATGTAATGGCCAAAGATCTTATTCTAAAAATTATTGGAGATATTGGTACTGATGGTGGTGCATATAGAACAATGCAGTTTGGAGGATCTGGAATTGATGAAATGTCCGTTGAGAGTAGACTGACATTATGTAATATGACTACTGAGGCAGGAGCAAAAAATGGAATTGTCGAACCTGATCAAAAAGTTGTAGACTATCTTACAAGTCGAGGTGCTACAAATCTAAATTTGATAAAGGGTGATGATGATGCAGAGTATGCAAAAATATTTGAATATGAAGGATCTGAAATGGAACCAATTGTTGCCAAACCATTCTCTCCAGAAAATATCTCAATTGTAAGGGAAGCTCCTTCAGTTGAATTAGATAAGGCGTACATTGGTTCTTGTACTGGTGCAAAATACGAAGATTTGGAATCTGTTGCAAAAATACTCAAAGGTAGAAAAGTAAAGATTAGAACTGAAATTTTACCTGCTGCCATTTCCATTTATCAACGTGCAATGGAAAATGGATTGTTGAAAATTTTCTTAGATGCTGGTGTTACCGTTGGCCCACCAACATGTGGTGCATGCTGTGGTGCGCATATGGGGGTGTTGGCAAAAGATGAAATCTGTATTAGTACTACAAATCGTAACTTCCCAGGAAGAATGGGACACGTGGAATCTCAAACATACCTTGCTTCTCCACTAGTTGCCGCAGCTTCAGCAGTTACTGGTAAAATCACTGATCCGAGGGATCTGAAATGA